The DNA window TCTTTGTCGCATGCAATGAATCTGGAAGAGACAGCTTTTTCACCATCAGCTCAGCATCTGTAAAAAAGGATAAGATGCCTCGCTTGCTAATAAGCGACACCTGCCGCTTTCTTATTTTACGCGCCGACCGAATTGATAAGCCAGCCGCTTGGACCCGCCGAGCGCAACGGGGGTTTGGATGACAGGCAGACAGACCGACAGCGGTGGGCCAGGCTGTGGTGTTTGTCAGAATGGCAGTAGAATAGCATGCCTTGCATGAATACAAAAGCAATGCTGGATATGTACTGCACCTTGTTCATTGCACTAACAGGCGCAAAGGCGCAAAAGCTCTTCTCGAGAACAAATTAAACCGCTCCGAATTCAAAGCAGCCGCATGCACCTTGTTCCTGATGACATCCGCGTACCTACATTGTTGCGGGCATGTCATCAAATGTATGTAAGAACTGGACATGGGACGCACAGCAAAGTGGACCGTCGAACCACCACAGCCCGGCCCGTGCCCTATGAAGGATTTCTTCAGTCGGTCATCCTTGTGTGGCCGTCCGTGTCCCTCCTTTGTCTTGCATGCCATGTCTCACGCCAccttctttgtttctcaaGAGAGTAGATGAAATCTCGTTCAATATCGTGAAAGGGAAAAGTCACTGCGTACAAAGGATTTGTAATGATTTCAATATAATTTAATGCTGTATTTTCAAATTCGCATCAAAGAACCTATTAATAAACCAAACCCATTAATTCGTTCTCCCCTCTTTGGAGGATGCTGTCAAATAGACATCTGCCAGACCGGTACTCGATGGTACACTGCTTTGTTCTagcacacaaaaaaaaaaaaaagatccgAACCCAACAAGCTCTTCGGTCCCTACTATTGCACCACCAAACGGCGCGACGGGAGCCGACATGACTCGCATTGGAGAAACATGACAAGcagttgaaaaaaaaaaaaggagaacaaGTTCAGAGTGCCAAACGACTCCCACGGGTATCTACCGCATATACGCACACAGCTGGTGTGCCGTGGTCAGGAACCTAGAAAAcgccaaaaaaaacaccGATCCATGCTAAGCAAAATCTTGGAGCCTcgctctttctctccagagCGCTTCATATGTATAAAGGATCGGTTTAATCTGCCACCTCGATGCTGTATTTGGTCGGTGACTGTTCCTTGACGCCCTGGTGGTTGCGGACTTTGTAGATGAAGTCGACAATGACATCGTTTTCTTGGACGCCCAGCCCATTGAAGTGCTTGCGCACGGCTAGGGCGAGCTGGTCTTTGGATTGTCGCTTGATCTGCTGCTTGCGGACCATGGTGGGGGAGTATAAGCCCAAGCCGCCGGGTCGTGACAGCACCCAATTGTGAAAGGAGCTGGTGTAGGAGGACGGCGTGGTGAGCTCGTGCTCGCGGAGGTAGGCGTGGAGGGATCGTCGCTCGAAGGAGGCCCAGGGAAGCTGTTGTGGGAGCTGTGTCAGTATTTGTCGTCTTTAAATAGGGAgtaacagcagcagtggccTTGGAGAGATCAAGCAACCACAAGAGACGAGGCAATTTGACGTACGCTGGGTAGAAGAGGCTCGGTCGGCACCTGCACGGGCGCCGACGTGGGAGCGGCATGCAGCTCGCGGTTCAGAGCAGCGTGAGACTGATGGCTGGCACCGCGGCGCATCTTTGTAGAGCCATGGCCGTTCTTCCCTCCGGCGGGAGTATCGGCTTTGTGATCGTCGTGGTCTTTTCGAGAGTTCTTGGTCGGGGCCATGGTAGGCGACTGGAGGAGGGACCGAGAAGCGGCGGACGCAGGGAGGGTTTCCGGCTGAAAGCTGCtgaaagctgctgctagcagaagaggctgtgGCAGGGGCAGTGTGGGATATCGAGTGAAACAGAACGCAGGCCACGAGAGAATCGAGCGTCACATCTCATGGGCAAGAAGCTTTTGTGCGGGATGGCGAGGTtcggaggaggagaagcgagcgagcgaCCTGGAGAGGACCCTGCCGgcacagcagcggcagcagcagcag is part of the Trichoderma atroviride chromosome 1, complete sequence genome and encodes:
- a CDS encoding uncharacterized protein (EggNog:ENOG41), which produces MAPTKNSRKDHDDHKADTPAGGKNGHGSTKMRRGASHQSHAALNRELHAAPTSAPVQVPTEPLLPSLPWASFERRSLHAYLREHELTTPSSYTSSFHNWVLSRPGGLGLYSPTMVRKQQIKRQSKDQLALAVRKHFNGLGVQENDVIVDFIYKVRNHQGVKEQSPTKYSIEVAD